TCAAGGGCGACGTTCAGGGCCATGTCCCGCGCCGGGGTCAGCTGCACGTTCACTTCGCCTGCCTCGGGGAAGACCTGGGCGTGCACAGTGCCCGCATCGGTGAGCATGAGGTGCTTCGCCGGGGCCATGCCCAGCGTGTAGGCCAGGAGGGTGGCGCAGCGCGACCCGTTGCCGCACATCTCGGCCCTGGAGCCGTCGGCATTGAAAAAGTGCCAACGCGTTGCGGCCTGTCCGGAGTCGTCAATTTCCAGAAATATGATGCCGTCGGCGCCGATGCTGAAGGCGTGAGGGCACAGCGTTTTGGCCCAGCGGGGCATGTCCTCGGGGGAGATGGTCTTGGCGCGGTTGTCGATGACGATGAAGTCGTTGCCGCTGCCTTGCATCTTGTAAAAAAACTGGGTCGGGCCGGTGAAAATGGTCATGCGTGTTCCCTGAAAGAATGTATTATGAGTGTCGAATTATGAGGATTTGCGCCAAAATGCAAGAAATTGGCTAGGGATTGAAGATGGCGTTGATTGCCGGGTCCGCGGCGACCGTTCCGCCAAGGGGCACAGACTCGGTGAAAACCGTCGTTTGCGGTTCCCAGGCGATCTTGGTGTCGGGTGCCGGCAGTTTGGGGATGGTCACGCTGAGGATGCTTCTGCCTTTGGTGAAGGCCCGCGTCCAGAGCAGCGAGTTGTCGCGCAGGTAAAGTCCGGTATAGCCCGGTCCTTGGCCCGATCCGAGAATGATGTCGAAAGCCGCGCC
This DNA window, taken from Desulfomicrobium sp. ZS1, encodes the following:
- the dapF gene encoding diaminopimelate epimerase, which translates into the protein MTIFTGPTQFFYKMQGSGNDFIVIDNRAKTISPEDMPRWAKTLCPHAFSIGADGIIFLEIDDSGQAATRWHFFNADGSRAEMCGNGSRCATLLAYTLGMAPAKHLMLTDAGTVHAQVFPEAGEVNVQLTPARDMALNVALDLDGRTWTAHFANTGVPHTVVVTPDVKSIDVKGLGAKVRYHDHFAPAGTNANFIQVVSRSELLLRTYERGVESETYACGTGAAASVAVAHALGLCDPKAKVTTSGGEVLEISVHGSDIFLRGKAQLVYKGEFCPAALGL